One region of Cytobacillus sp. IB215665 genomic DNA includes:
- a CDS encoding AMP-binding protein, with translation MMINEINRIAIGDMLRRTANRVPEKIALVDGDVKLTYKQLDNAVNQFANYLLSNKFNKGDCVATIAGNSYEHVIAIFGIAKAGLTWVPINPHISIQEKLYILDEVKASIILGDAPLLTQDYENLKEKRLLYFNISSEEELAFLAAFNNESIEEPVVDIHDRDVAQIMFTSGTTGNPKGVMISHTSVYISSLANIIENKLKQEDVVTIMLPMFHCAQHAFLTSFINIGAKNIIYKTFEPEAFMETVQEQKVTVMFALPIMYRAIIHHPKREHYDFTSLETCMYGMAPMDKFTLEKGITELNANFLLGTGQTEMYPGTMFFKPEEQLRRFGSYWGTSSLINDTVIMDGEGNILSKNQVGEIVHRGPNVMNGYLNNNQATEQTRMFDWHHTGDLGYWDDDGQMVFVDRKKDMIKTGGENVASIKVEQTIINHAKVQNVVVVGLPHEHWSEAVTAFVIPKEEMDLTPEEIIAYCKQHLGGFQVPKDVVIVSELPMTSTGKIQKHHIRKQYQEHYAHAKS, from the coding sequence ATGATGATTAACGAGATCAACAGAATTGCCATTGGGGATATGTTAAGAAGAACTGCTAACAGAGTGCCTGAAAAAATAGCTCTTGTTGATGGTGACGTTAAGTTAACATATAAACAACTAGACAATGCGGTTAATCAATTTGCTAACTATTTGTTAAGTAATAAATTTAACAAAGGTGATTGTGTAGCTACCATTGCTGGCAATTCCTACGAACATGTAATCGCCATTTTTGGTATAGCAAAAGCAGGATTAACATGGGTACCAATTAACCCGCATATATCAATTCAAGAAAAGCTATATATTCTCGATGAGGTGAAGGCATCGATTATACTTGGAGATGCACCGTTGTTAACGCAAGATTATGAGAACTTAAAGGAAAAACGTTTATTATATTTTAATATCTCCTCAGAAGAAGAATTAGCATTTCTTGCTGCTTTCAATAATGAATCTATAGAGGAACCGGTAGTTGATATTCATGATCGTGATGTAGCTCAAATTATGTTTACGAGTGGAACGACAGGTAACCCGAAAGGTGTCATGATAAGTCATACAAGTGTCTATATATCAAGCTTAGCAAATATTATTGAAAACAAATTGAAGCAAGAGGATGTTGTAACAATTATGTTACCGATGTTTCATTGTGCGCAACATGCATTTCTTACATCGTTTATAAATATAGGGGCAAAGAATATCATATATAAAACTTTTGAACCAGAAGCTTTTATGGAAACGGTCCAAGAGCAAAAGGTTACGGTTATGTTTGCCTTACCTATTATGTATCGAGCCATTATTCATCATCCAAAGAGAGAACACTATGATTTTACATCTCTCGAAACGTGTATGTATGGGATGGCTCCTATGGATAAGTTTACTTTAGAAAAAGGCATAACCGAATTGAATGCAAATTTTTTATTAGGTACTGGGCAAACAGAGATGTATCCAGGTACGATGTTTTTTAAACCAGAAGAACAGTTACGACGATTCGGATCTTATTGGGGTACAAGTAGTTTAATTAACGATACAGTGATTATGGATGGTGAAGGTAACATCCTCAGTAAAAATCAAGTCGGTGAAATCGTCCACCGTGGTCCGAATGTCATGAATGGATATTTAAATAATAATCAAGCTACCGAGCAAACGCGTATGTTTGATTGGCATCATACAGGGGACTTAGGTTATTGGGATGATGATGGACAAATGGTTTTTGTAGATCGAAAAAAAGACATGATTAAAACCGGTGGAGAAAATGTGGCATCTATAAAGGTAGAACAAACAATTATTAATCACGCTAAAGTTCAAAATGTAGTAGTTGTAGGGTTGCCACACGAGCACTGGAGTGAGGCAGTGACTGCGTTTGTAATTCCAAAGGAGGAAATGGATTTAACACCTGAAGAAATTATTGCATATTGCAAGCAACATTTAGGAGGATTCCAGGTTCCTAAGGATGTCGTTATCGTAAGTGAATTACCTATGACATCCACCGGAAAAATACAGAAACATCATATTCGGAAACAATATCAAGAACACTATGCTCACGCTAAGTCTTAA
- a CDS encoding acyl-CoA dehydrogenase family protein: MTHWIFTEEHELFRRTVRKFVEKEVKPYVNDWEKEGGIPRSLFKRIGDLSYLGIKVPKKYGGLGLDYITEAVFLEELTKCGSGGVGAAIGGSIGIAMTPILNFGNDYQKTKYVQPTIAGDMVGALGITEPNAGSDVSSLRTTATKKDGYYELNGSKTFITNGINADYVVVAAKTRNEPLHKNISLFIVETGWDGFEVGKPLQKLGWRSSDTGELFFENVAIPEENLIGNENDGFYYIMKNFQWERIILSLACVAHAEMALEASMKYSSERIQFNQPISAFQVIQHKMVDMAVDIEKAKHMTYRALYLFNEGKDITTEATFAKVYAGEMVNRVCDEALQIFGGAGYMMEYDVQRYWRDARVQSIGGGTTQIMNEILSKQLRIVD, translated from the coding sequence ATGACTCACTGGATCTTCACTGAAGAACACGAATTATTTCGTCGAACTGTTCGAAAGTTTGTTGAAAAAGAAGTTAAGCCTTATGTTAATGATTGGGAAAAGGAAGGTGGAATCCCACGAAGCCTTTTTAAGCGAATCGGAGACCTAAGTTATTTAGGTATAAAAGTGCCAAAGAAGTATGGAGGGTTAGGTTTAGATTATATTACTGAAGCCGTTTTTCTTGAGGAGTTAACAAAATGTGGTTCGGGTGGTGTAGGTGCTGCGATTGGAGGTTCTATTGGAATTGCCATGACACCTATCTTAAATTTTGGTAACGATTATCAAAAGACAAAATATGTTCAACCTACGATTGCAGGGGATATGGTGGGAGCTCTTGGGATAACTGAGCCAAACGCTGGAAGTGATGTCTCCTCTCTGCGTACGACTGCTACAAAAAAAGATGGTTATTATGAGTTAAATGGGTCAAAAACATTCATTACGAATGGTATAAATGCCGATTACGTCGTAGTTGCTGCCAAAACGAGAAATGAACCACTTCATAAAAATATTAGCTTGTTTATCGTTGAAACAGGATGGGATGGCTTCGAAGTCGGAAAGCCTTTGCAAAAACTAGGTTGGCGAAGCTCTGATACTGGGGAGTTATTCTTTGAAAACGTAGCAATACCTGAAGAAAATCTAATTGGAAACGAGAACGATGGCTTTTATTATATTATGAAAAATTTTCAATGGGAAAGAATTATCTTATCGTTAGCATGTGTAGCTCATGCGGAAATGGCACTGGAGGCAAGCATGAAATATAGCTCAGAAAGAATACAATTTAATCAACCAATTTCAGCATTTCAAGTAATTCAACACAAAATGGTTGATATGGCTGTAGACATTGAAAAAGCAAAACATATGACTTATCGGGCGTTATATTTATTCAATGAAGGTAAAGACATAACGACTGAAGCGACATTTGCAAAAGTTTATGCAGGAGAGATGGTAAATAGGGTCTGTGATGAAGCTTTGCAAATCTTTGGTGGGGCAGGGTACATGATGGAGTATGATGTACAACGTTATTGGCGAGATGCTAGAGTCCAATCGATTGGAGGTGGTACGACACAAATAATGAATGAAATTCTATCAAAGCAGCTTCGAATAGTAGATTAG
- a CDS encoding acyl-CoA dehydrogenase family protein, translated as MAAPQKLTFTSFIKKGVVTIKYEPYFSDEHEQLRKAIKKFVQKEVIPYVDEWEEAGGFPRKMMARMGELGFLGLRYPEEVGGQGWDYFSSIVLAEELAKCGAGGFPMAVAVQTDMATPPILEFGTEEQQQKYLKPALRGEKIASIGITEPNHGSDVASIETRAKRDGNEWVINGAKTFITNGPSADFITLVTRTSDSPGYKGISLFLVETNRPGCTVSRKLDKVGMRSSDTAEFVFEDVRVPHENLLGQEGRGFAQIMWELQGERLIAAAGAIGMADHAYNLALEYAKTRKQFNQTINNNQVISHLLVEMKTEIELCRELTYATAYRFSNGEVPSKEISMAKLTSAKMCHWVADRALQIFGGSGYMLENEIQRIWRDSRVYRIGGGTDEVMKEIIAKQMEL; from the coding sequence GTGGCAGCACCCCAAAAACTAACGTTTACATCTTTCATTAAGAAAGGAGTGGTAACGATTAAGTATGAACCGTATTTTTCAGATGAACATGAACAGTTAAGAAAGGCGATAAAAAAATTCGTTCAAAAGGAAGTAATTCCTTACGTAGATGAGTGGGAAGAAGCTGGCGGCTTTCCTAGAAAAATGATGGCAAGAATGGGTGAGCTCGGATTTTTAGGACTTCGTTACCCTGAAGAAGTGGGAGGTCAAGGGTGGGACTATTTCTCTAGTATTGTGTTAGCTGAAGAACTTGCGAAATGTGGTGCTGGTGGTTTCCCAATGGCTGTTGCTGTTCAAACTGATATGGCAACGCCACCAATATTAGAATTTGGTACAGAGGAACAACAACAAAAGTATTTGAAGCCAGCATTACGGGGTGAAAAAATAGCTTCAATTGGGATTACAGAACCAAATCACGGATCTGATGTAGCTTCCATTGAAACGAGAGCTAAAAGAGATGGGAACGAATGGGTTATTAATGGAGCAAAAACATTTATTACAAATGGTCCGAGTGCTGATTTTATTACACTCGTTACACGAACTTCTGATAGTCCAGGGTATAAAGGTATTAGTCTGTTTTTAGTTGAAACAAATCGTCCTGGCTGTACTGTCAGTAGAAAGCTAGACAAGGTTGGCATGCGCTCATCTGATACTGCTGAATTTGTATTTGAGGATGTACGAGTACCACATGAAAACTTGTTAGGGCAAGAAGGGCGAGGTTTTGCACAAATTATGTGGGAACTACAAGGAGAGCGATTAATAGCTGCTGCTGGGGCAATAGGTATGGCTGATCATGCGTATAATTTAGCTCTTGAATATGCCAAAACGAGAAAGCAATTCAATCAAACTATTAACAACAATCAAGTTATTTCACATTTGTTAGTAGAAATGAAAACTGAAATAGAGCTTTGTAGAGAATTAACCTATGCTACTGCGTACAGATTTTCAAATGGTGAAGTACCTAGTAAAGAAATATCCATGGCAAAGTTAACATCAGCAAAAATGTGCCATTGGGTAGCAGATCGAGCATTGCAAATTTTCGGAGGAAGCGGATATATGCTAGAAAATGAAATTCAAAGAATTTGGCGTGATTCTAGAGTGTATCGTATTGGAGGAGGAACAGATGAGGTGATGAAAGAAATTATCGCAAAGCAAATGGAGCTATAA
- a CDS encoding acyclic terpene utilization AtuA family protein, with translation MKSVRIGAAQGFYGDTIEPAIATAKHGNVDYLCFDCLAELTMAILLKDQQKDPHLGYARDITISMKALLPYVKEQGMKILTNAGGLNPLRAQQEVIQIARQNGFENIKVAVVTGDHIYDDLEDLIEQGVSLDHFETNESFRTVKDRVLFANAYLGAQPIVEALKEGADIVITGRTTDTAQFLAPLIYEYNWGDEEWDKLASGVFMGHLLECSAQSTGGNYSGEWHEVAQMDEIGYPIAECQENGEFIVSKVKERGGLITPNTLKEQMLYEIHDPSAYITPDVVVDLLNVKLEQVAENEVLVTGVKGKVKPAELKVVMGFDNGYMGQVITGFAWPNALEKAKKADEIIRLQAEKSKLQFDEIKTDFIGYNALHGPLATDVSTDSNEIFLRMALRTKSKRDAISFSRLFPPLALNGPPSMGAYIGNIPPRKLFGMWATLIPRHLVEAKISVTVQEV, from the coding sequence GTGAAGTCAGTTCGAATAGGCGCTGCTCAAGGCTTTTATGGGGATACAATTGAACCAGCAATTGCAACAGCAAAACACGGTAATGTCGATTATTTATGCTTTGACTGCCTAGCAGAATTAACGATGGCAATATTATTAAAGGACCAACAAAAAGATCCTCATCTAGGATATGCAAGGGATATAACTATATCAATGAAAGCGCTGTTACCGTATGTGAAGGAACAAGGAATGAAGATTCTTACAAACGCGGGAGGTTTGAATCCTCTAAGAGCTCAACAAGAAGTCATTCAAATTGCAAGGCAAAATGGATTTGAAAACATAAAGGTAGCTGTCGTAACTGGAGATCATATTTATGACGATTTAGAGGATTTGATAGAACAAGGGGTTTCACTTGATCATTTTGAGACAAATGAGTCCTTTCGTACAGTAAAAGACAGAGTATTGTTTGCAAATGCTTATCTCGGCGCACAGCCCATCGTAGAAGCATTGAAAGAGGGAGCAGATATTGTAATCACTGGACGGACAACAGATACCGCGCAGTTTTTAGCACCTTTAATCTATGAATATAATTGGGGAGATGAGGAGTGGGATAAGCTTGCAAGTGGTGTATTTATGGGCCATTTACTAGAGTGTTCTGCGCAATCAACTGGGGGGAATTATAGCGGTGAATGGCATGAAGTTGCTCAAATGGACGAAATAGGTTATCCAATTGCTGAATGTCAAGAAAATGGAGAGTTTATCGTCAGTAAGGTAAAGGAGCGCGGCGGTCTTATTACACCAAATACTTTGAAAGAACAAATGCTGTATGAAATTCATGATCCATCAGCTTATATTACCCCTGATGTTGTTGTTGATTTATTGAATGTGAAGCTTGAACAAGTTGCTGAAAATGAGGTTTTAGTCACAGGTGTGAAAGGTAAAGTTAAACCAGCCGAATTAAAAGTCGTTATGGGATTTGACAATGGCTATATGGGGCAAGTAATAACTGGCTTTGCTTGGCCTAATGCACTGGAAAAAGCGAAAAAAGCAGATGAAATTATTCGACTTCAAGCTGAGAAGAGCAAACTTCAATTTGATGAGATCAAAACGGATTTCATCGGTTACAACGCATTACACGGTCCTTTGGCAACGGATGTGAGTACCGATTCCAATGAGATTTTTCTTAGGATGGCCTTACGTACAAAATCTAAAAGAGACGCCATTTCTTTTTCAAGACTATTTCCGCCACTTGCTTTAAATGGCCCACCGAGTATGGGGGCGTATATAGGTAACATCCCACCTAGAAAGCTGTTTGGTATGTGGGCAACACTTATACCTCGACATCTTGTAGAGGCTAAGATTTCTGTTACGGTTCAGGAGGTGTAA
- a CDS encoding acetyl-CoA carboxylase biotin carboxyl carrier protein subunit encodes MNYEAPISGNVWKVLVEDGDHVQIGDVLIIMESMKMEIPIEATAEGTIKKVIASETDFVQESDIVIEMKD; translated from the coding sequence GTGAATTATGAAGCTCCTATAAGTGGGAATGTTTGGAAGGTTTTAGTGGAGGATGGCGATCATGTCCAAATTGGTGATGTTCTTATCATAATGGAATCTATGAAGATGGAAATTCCAATCGAAGCAACTGCTGAAGGGACAATAAAAAAAGTAATAGCTAGTGAAACAGATTTTGTGCAAGAAAGTGATATTGTTATAGAAATGAAAGACTAG
- a CDS encoding enoyl-CoA hydratase/isomerase family protein, which yields MEFQTILYEVKEHIATITLNLPEVRNPLTEKLVTELIQAIKLADLDEQVHAMILTGRGKSFSAGGNLNEFKRTSEKDVPTLYFEGKSSTELFKLGATVQTPMIAAVNGAALGGGTGLVAMCHVAIASTSAKLGLTELKLGIVPFVILPWVRRAVGNRKVMEMMLKAEVLTAEDACKYNLVHQVVEPERLGEEVWNTAKIIASHSPLAVKLALDSYFTTEQMDFMKSFDYLSNLRLVSFKSEDLKEGASAFLEKRVPDWKGV from the coding sequence GTGGAATTCCAAACCATTTTATACGAAGTGAAAGAGCATATCGCAACGATTACTCTTAATCTTCCTGAAGTGAGAAATCCATTAACGGAGAAGTTAGTTACAGAACTTATTCAAGCGATAAAGCTAGCTGACTTAGATGAACAAGTTCATGCCATGATTTTAACAGGGCGTGGAAAATCCTTCTCAGCAGGTGGAAATTTGAATGAGTTTAAGCGGACTTCTGAAAAGGATGTTCCTACATTATATTTTGAAGGTAAAAGTAGTACAGAGTTATTTAAACTAGGAGCAACAGTACAAACACCGATGATTGCTGCAGTAAACGGTGCGGCACTTGGTGGTGGAACAGGTCTAGTTGCAATGTGCCATGTAGCTATTGCATCCACTAGTGCAAAATTAGGCTTAACAGAGCTGAAGCTAGGTATTGTTCCATTTGTTATTTTACCGTGGGTAAGAAGAGCAGTAGGAAACCGTAAAGTAATGGAAATGATGCTTAAGGCAGAAGTGTTAACAGCTGAAGACGCATGTAAATATAATTTAGTTCATCAAGTTGTGGAACCAGAGAGATTAGGTGAAGAAGTCTGGAATACTGCAAAAATAATAGCTTCTCATAGTCCACTTGCTGTAAAGCTAGCACTAGATTCATATTTTACGACTGAACAGATGGATTTTATGAAATCATTTGATTATTTATCAAACTTAAGGCTTGTATCTTTTAAAAGCGAGGACCTAAAAGAGGGTGCTTCAGCATTTTTAGAGAAACGAGTGCCCGATTGGAAAGGGGTATAA
- a CDS encoding acyl-CoA carboxylase subunit beta, protein MREDYELYLREKERILKGGKEKYHQYNASKGKMFVRSRLSKLFDEGSIVEDGLFANAEEPELPADACITGIGEINGRTVCFLAADSTVKAGSWGPKSVEKNIRIQEKAMELQVPMLYLIDSAGARITEQLDVFPGKRQGGKVFYNQIQMSGSVPQICILFGPSPAGAAYVPAFSDLVIMVDQNASAYLGSPRMVEMAIGEKTTMDEMGGAKMHCSVSGLGDVLVQTEDEAIETCKHYLTFMPQNWQESPEEGVSKEPVKGRKIEQIIPQNENVPFDMYELINQVIDEDSWFEYKKLFAPELITGFCRIGGKVTGVVANQPKVKGGTLFVDSPDKAARFIKICNAYSIPLLFLSDVPGYMIGSKVERSGIIRHGAKMISALSEATVSKICVVVRKCYGAGLYAMAGPAFGTDAVLALPSGSIAVMGPQAAVNAVYFNKILELPEEERQAFVQAKREEYAENINIHKLASELIIDDLIGFEELRSAVIRRFALYKTKKVHVTEKRNAIHPV, encoded by the coding sequence ATGAGAGAAGATTATGAGCTATATTTAAGAGAAAAAGAAAGAATTTTAAAAGGTGGGAAAGAAAAATACCATCAGTATAACGCAAGTAAAGGCAAGATGTTCGTTCGAAGTAGGTTATCGAAGTTATTTGACGAGGGGTCAATCGTTGAGGACGGTTTATTTGCCAATGCGGAGGAACCTGAATTACCTGCTGACGCTTGTATCACTGGTATCGGTGAGATTAACGGGAGAACGGTATGTTTTTTGGCAGCCGATTCAACAGTAAAAGCAGGGTCATGGGGACCAAAATCAGTCGAGAAGAATATACGAATTCAAGAAAAAGCGATGGAACTACAAGTGCCAATGTTATACCTTATTGATTCTGCAGGAGCTAGAATAACTGAGCAATTGGACGTTTTTCCTGGGAAAAGACAAGGTGGGAAGGTTTTTTATAACCAAATCCAAATGTCTGGATCTGTACCGCAAATATGTATTTTATTTGGACCGTCACCAGCTGGTGCTGCCTACGTACCTGCGTTTTCTGATTTGGTTATTATGGTTGATCAAAATGCTTCAGCGTATTTGGGGTCTCCTAGAATGGTTGAAATGGCGATCGGTGAGAAAACGACGATGGATGAAATGGGTGGAGCAAAAATGCATTGCTCAGTAAGTGGACTAGGTGATGTGCTCGTCCAAACTGAAGATGAAGCGATCGAAACATGTAAGCATTACTTAACATTTATGCCGCAAAATTGGCAAGAATCGCCGGAGGAGGGTGTAAGTAAAGAACCAGTAAAAGGAAGAAAAATAGAACAAATTATTCCTCAAAATGAAAACGTCCCTTTCGATATGTATGAACTAATTAATCAAGTAATAGATGAAGATAGCTGGTTTGAATATAAAAAGTTATTTGCACCAGAGCTCATAACTGGCTTTTGTAGGATTGGCGGAAAAGTAACGGGGGTAGTTGCAAACCAACCAAAGGTAAAGGGGGGCACCTTATTTGTAGATTCGCCAGACAAAGCAGCGCGCTTTATTAAGATTTGTAATGCCTACAGTATCCCTCTGTTGTTTTTATCAGATGTTCCAGGCTATATGATTGGATCAAAAGTCGAAAGAAGCGGGATCATTAGGCATGGTGCAAAAATGATTTCTGCACTATCAGAGGCAACAGTTTCAAAAATTTGTGTCGTTGTAAGAAAGTGTTACGGTGCAGGATTATATGCGATGGCTGGGCCAGCGTTTGGCACAGATGCAGTGTTAGCGCTGCCGAGTGGATCAATAGCTGTAATGGGACCGCAGGCAGCTGTAAATGCAGTTTATTTTAATAAAATACTCGAGCTTCCTGAAGAAGAACGCCAGGCTTTTGTTCAAGCTAAGCGAGAGGAATATGCAGAGAATATTAATATCCATAAGCTAGCTTCAGAGTTAATTATAGATGACTTAATCGGCTTTGAAGAGTTAAGATCGGCAGTTATACGTAGGTTTGCATTATATAAAACGAAAAAAGTACATGTGACCGAAAAGAGAAACGCGATTCATCCAGTATAG
- a CDS encoding sigma 54-interacting transcriptional regulator, giving the protein MEKGVFLIEIRQITSYQFIQIEPTSSVRDVLQAFLHFRQDIACVLSNKKFVGIVTKYSLYRCLLNSGELAKEITPYIKKNVITLNENDNVYYAKDLLVQENVGHAIVLNDQQRVVGVLTKSELIRGLISESQSLTDRLNLLINNLEESVISVNLHLTITSVNTPATSILNYDKTQLINHSIEEISPTVTHYLKSAIKSKITIKHKQLLIGTTSVIASFIPLVQWETITGGMVVLKDITDYEQVAKNLVSTKQSTNYFHHIISRSEKMEDLTQQALIAAQSFSTILITGKSGTGKELLADGIHLSSGRKGNFIKINCAAIPEELLEAEIFGYTSGAFTGAKRGGKPGKFELAHEGTLFLDEIGDMPLSLQAKLLRVLQEREFERVGGTKTIKVDVRIIAATNKNLIELIAKGNFREDLYYRINVIQLQIPPLKERMEDIPLLCNHFIEKFNGKTKRAILGISNGGIEKLQQYDWPGNVRQLENIIERAYHFTNTKWIEPLHIQFEELSHEPQQTQPTFHSFNNGYFTNQKNLLKESEKSLIIQALIQTNGNRTKAAHLLGISRSTLYEKIKNYAIKEQTHYM; this is encoded by the coding sequence ATGGAAAAGGGGGTTTTCCTAATAGAAATCCGTCAAATCACTTCGTATCAATTTATCCAAATTGAACCTACGAGCTCCGTTCGAGATGTTCTTCAAGCATTTTTACATTTTCGTCAAGATATCGCTTGTGTATTAAGTAATAAAAAATTCGTAGGAATTGTCACCAAATACTCTCTCTATCGCTGTTTGCTCAACTCAGGAGAATTAGCAAAAGAAATCACTCCATACATAAAAAAAAACGTAATAACACTTAATGAAAATGATAATGTATATTATGCAAAAGACTTGCTAGTGCAAGAAAATGTTGGTCATGCTATCGTTCTTAACGATCAACAAAGAGTAGTAGGCGTACTAACAAAGTCTGAACTCATTCGAGGGCTAATTTCAGAAAGTCAAAGCTTAACAGATCGTCTAAATTTATTAATAAATAACCTAGAAGAGTCGGTTATTTCTGTTAACTTACACCTCACAATTACATCTGTTAACACACCTGCAACTAGTATCCTTAACTACGATAAAACTCAACTTATCAATCATTCAATAGAAGAGATCTCTCCAACAGTTACCCATTATTTAAAGTCTGCAATTAAATCAAAGATCACGATAAAGCATAAGCAACTATTAATTGGTACAACATCAGTGATTGCTTCATTTATACCTTTAGTACAATGGGAAACAATTACTGGGGGCATGGTGGTTTTGAAGGATATTACAGATTATGAACAAGTCGCTAAAAATCTAGTATCTACAAAACAAAGCACAAATTATTTTCATCACATCATTTCTAGAAGTGAGAAAATGGAAGATTTAACACAACAAGCACTAATAGCCGCACAATCATTTTCTACCATTTTAATTACTGGAAAGAGTGGCACTGGTAAAGAATTATTAGCAGATGGTATCCATTTGTCATCAGGTAGAAAAGGGAATTTCATCAAAATTAACTGTGCAGCTATTCCTGAAGAGCTGTTAGAAGCAGAGATTTTCGGCTATACTTCTGGTGCCTTTACTGGTGCAAAAAGAGGAGGGAAACCTGGTAAATTTGAATTAGCCCATGAAGGTACCCTTTTTTTAGATGAAATTGGTGATATGCCGTTATCTCTCCAAGCAAAGCTATTACGTGTTTTACAAGAAAGAGAGTTTGAAAGAGTTGGTGGCACAAAAACGATCAAGGTTGACGTGAGAATTATAGCAGCTACAAATAAGAATTTAATTGAGTTAATTGCTAAAGGAAATTTTAGAGAAGATTTATACTATCGAATCAATGTCATACAACTCCAAATCCCTCCTTTAAAAGAACGTATGGAGGATATCCCATTACTATGTAATCACTTCATTGAAAAGTTTAATGGCAAAACAAAGCGAGCTATCCTTGGTATTTCAAACGGTGGCATTGAAAAGCTTCAACAATACGATTGGCCTGGAAATGTACGGCAACTTGAGAACATTATTGAACGTGCTTATCACTTTACTAATACAAAATGGATCGAGCCACTACATATTCAATTTGAAGAGCTTTCACATGAACCTCAACAAACACAACCTACTTTTCATAGCTTTAACAATGGATATTTTACTAATCAAAAAAATCTTCTGAAAGAGTCTGAAAAATCATTGATCATTCAAGCGCTTATCCAAACAAACGGCAATCGAACTAAAGCAGCCCATTTGTTAGGCATTAGTCGCTCAACGCTTTACGAAAAAATAAAAAACTACGCTATAAAAGAGCAAACCCATTACATGTAA
- the moaD gene encoding molybdopterin converting factor subunit 1, protein MIKVLLFAHLQDEVGKETITIDKAPLTIAELKVLLSDQFELQNVEQLMFAINEEYAQENDVVQTGDIVALIPPVSGG, encoded by the coding sequence ATGATTAAAGTTTTACTTTTTGCACATTTGCAGGATGAGGTAGGTAAAGAAACGATAACGATAGATAAGGCACCTCTAACAATAGCTGAATTAAAAGTATTGCTATCAGACCAATTTGAACTACAAAATGTAGAACAATTAATGTTTGCAATAAATGAAGAATATGCACAAGAGAATGATGTCGTCCAAACAGGAGATATTGTTGCACTTATTCCACCTGTAAGCGGAGGGTGA
- a CDS encoding molybdenum cofactor biosynthesis protein MoaE, protein MDNKNFLVTEDPIRVQELIDKVVRREAGAVTTFIGTVREFTKGKRTLFLQYESYVTMAEKKLAQIGEEITEKWPDATVAITHRIGRLEISDIAVVIAVSTPHRKDAYEANEYAIERIKQIVPIWKKEHWENGEKWIGDQLEQNEYPTGQPEEEHIND, encoded by the coding sequence ATGGACAATAAAAATTTTTTAGTGACTGAAGATCCAATTCGAGTTCAAGAATTAATAGATAAAGTAGTTAGGCGTGAAGCAGGAGCGGTAACTACTTTCATCGGTACAGTGAGAGAGTTTACAAAGGGAAAGCGAACTTTATTTTTACAATATGAATCATATGTTACGATGGCTGAAAAAAAACTAGCACAAATAGGTGAAGAAATAACAGAGAAATGGCCTGATGCTACAGTAGCGATCACTCATCGAATTGGTAGGTTAGAAATATCAGATATTGCAGTGGTCATTGCTGTATCAACACCTCATAGAAAAGATGCTTATGAGGCGAATGAGTATGCGATTGAACGTATAAAGCAAATTGTTCCGATTTGGAAAAAAGAGCATTGGGAAAATGGTGAAAAATGGATTGGTGATCAACTGGAACAAAATGAATACCCAACAGGACAACCTGAGGAGGAGCATATCAATGATTAA